The following proteins are encoded in a genomic region of [Eubacterium] hominis:
- a CDS encoding class I SAM-dependent methyltransferase, with the protein MDDKNKESLEAWEENAKFWDEAMGDESNKFHRETVRPKVNELLDIQPDDFILDIACGNGNYSAYLANQGISVVAFDYSANMIELAKKRQHRYLEQIEFCVADATNESSLLALRRKKPFTKAVSNMAIMDISDIEPLFRSVNQMLIDQGSFVFATQHPCFVTLTKQYMTPHSYYGEAITGQPKEQCYYHRSMQDIFHLCFACGFVVDGFYEECFAHEEIPEIIIVRAKKIKDIEK; encoded by the coding sequence ATGGATGATAAAAATAAAGAAAGTTTAGAAGCATGGGAAGAAAATGCAAAGTTTTGGGATGAGGCAATGGGAGATGAGTCAAACAAATTTCATAGAGAAACAGTACGTCCTAAAGTAAATGAATTGTTAGATATTCAACCAGATGATTTCATTTTAGATATCGCATGTGGGAATGGAAATTATTCAGCATATCTTGCTAATCAAGGTATTTCTGTTGTGGCATTTGATTATTCAGCAAATATGATAGAATTGGCGAAAAAGCGTCAACACCGATACCTAGAGCAAATTGAATTCTGTGTAGCTGATGCGACTAATGAAAGTAGTCTTTTGGCTTTAAGAAGAAAGAAGCCTTTCACAAAAGCAGTTTCCAATATGGCAATTATGGATATTTCAGATATAGAACCACTATTTAGAAGTGTAAATCAAATGCTAATAGATCAAGGATCCTTTGTATTCGCAACACAGCATCCATGTTTTGTCACTTTAACAAAGCAATACATGACACCACATAGTTATTATGGGGAAGCGATTACTGGACAACCAAAAGAACAGTGCTATTATCATCGTTCGATGCAGGATATATTCCATCTTTGCTTTGCATGTGGTTTTGTAGTTGATGGTTTTTATGAGGAATGTTTCGCTCATGAAGAAATCCCGGAAATTATCATTGTAAGAGCAAAGAAGATAAAAGATATAGAAAAATAA
- a CDS encoding HAD family phosphatase gives MIKNIIFDIGNVLMTFSPVTYYKEIFHDEALTEKVCQAIFSHDAWLKYDQGVLFMKDLYEIYHKEYPQYQTEIDIILKDWMKLMQPMEISFSLMQRLKKEGYHIYILSNISKDSADYLKANQPFFDWSDGCVLSYEEKIVKPDTRIYQILLKRYNLKAEECLFIDDNEKNIIAAKEMGIHGITLDQSDQIETYVNTYLEKTTC, from the coding sequence ATGATAAAAAATATTATTTTTGATATTGGAAATGTTTTAATGACATTTTCTCCTGTAACGTATTATAAAGAAATTTTTCATGATGAAGCTTTGACAGAAAAGGTATGTCAGGCAATATTTTCACATGATGCATGGTTAAAATATGATCAGGGCGTTTTGTTTATGAAAGACTTATATGAAATATACCATAAAGAATACCCTCAGTATCAAACAGAAATTGATATTATTTTAAAAGACTGGATGAAATTAATGCAGCCAATGGAAATATCTTTTTCACTTATGCAAAGATTAAAAAAGGAAGGATACCATATTTATATTTTATCAAATATCAGTAAAGACAGTGCAGATTATTTAAAAGCAAATCAGCCATTCTTTGATTGGAGTGATGGCTGTGTATTATCTTATGAAGAAAAAATCGTAAAACCGGATACAAGAATCTATCAGATTTTATTAAAACGATATAATTTAAAAGCAGAGGAATGTTTGTTTATTGATGATAATGAAAAAAACATTATCGCCGCAAAAGAAATGGGGATACATGGGATTACATTAGATCAGAGTGATCAAATAGAAACATATGTGAATACATATTTGGAGAAAACAACATGTTAA
- the htpG gene encoding molecular chaperone HtpG yields MARKKQFKAESKRLLDLMINSIYTHKEIFLRELISNASDAIDKLYYKSLSENLSDIDQNAFKIHLEIDKENRTLSISDNGLGMNKEELEENLGTIAKSGSFAFKQELEEKDEKEDAVDIIGQFGVGFYSAFMVANRVDVVSKKYGEETAYIWSSDASDGYTIEETSKDDCGTTITLYLKDNTDDENYDEYLAQYEIERLIKKYSDYIRYPIEMWVEEQKRIEPEDGEEQKPEDVKYETVKELKTLNSMIPLWKRSKNEITKEEYNDFYKSKFNDFTDPQKTIHFSVEGNVSFTSLLFIPGKAPMNYYSQDYKKGLQLYSRGVFIMDNADELIPEHFRFVKGLVDSQDLNLNISREMLQHDRQLKVIANRIEKKIKSELLLMLKNDREEYEKFWNTFGLQIKFGVYNGFGANKELLQDLLLFYSSKEQKLITLDEYVARMEEGQENIYFMSGEKIEKIDQMPAVQKVKDKGYEILYLTDNVDEFVLQILGTFKEKNFKNISQGDLDLDSEEEKKELEKKAEENKDMLEGLKTALGEKVKEVKISTRLVDDPVCLSSDEGMSFEMEKVLSAMPEGNPYGMKASRILEINPNHPIFEALQKVYAEDKDAVKEYADLLFDQALLIEGFPIDNPAEFSKKICEFMVRATK; encoded by the coding sequence ATGGCAAGAAAAAAACAGTTTAAGGCTGAATCAAAACGTCTGTTGGATTTAATGATCAATTCTATCTATACACATAAGGAAATCTTCTTACGTGAGCTGATTTCTAATGCAAGTGATGCAATCGATAAATTATACTATAAATCACTAAGCGAGAATTTAAGTGATATTGATCAGAATGCATTCAAGATCCACCTGGAAATCGATAAAGAAAACCGTACTTTAAGTATTAGTGATAACGGTCTTGGTATGAACAAGGAAGAATTAGAAGAAAACCTTGGTACGATCGCAAAAAGTGGGTCTTTCGCATTTAAACAGGAATTAGAAGAAAAAGATGAAAAAGAAGATGCAGTAGATATCATCGGACAGTTTGGTGTTGGTTTCTATTCTGCATTCATGGTCGCAAACCGTGTAGATGTTGTATCTAAAAAATATGGTGAAGAAACAGCATATATCTGGAGCAGTGATGCAAGTGATGGATATACAATTGAAGAAACAAGCAAAGATGATTGTGGAACAACCATTACTTTATATCTAAAAGATAACACAGATGATGAAAACTATGATGAATATTTAGCGCAGTATGAAATTGAACGTTTGATTAAGAAATACTCTGATTACATCCGTTATCCAATCGAGATGTGGGTAGAAGAACAAAAACGTATAGAACCAGAAGATGGCGAAGAGCAAAAACCAGAAGATGTGAAATATGAAACAGTAAAAGAACTGAAAACATTGAACTCTATGATTCCATTATGGAAGAGAAGTAAAAATGAAATCACAAAAGAAGAATACAACGATTTCTATAAGAGTAAATTCAATGACTTCACAGACCCTCAAAAGACAATTCACTTCTCTGTAGAAGGTAATGTAAGCTTTACTTCCTTGTTATTTATCCCAGGTAAAGCACCTATGAACTATTATTCACAGGATTACAAGAAAGGTTTACAGTTATACAGCCGTGGCGTATTCATCATGGATAATGCGGATGAACTAATTCCAGAACACTTCCGTTTTGTGAAAGGTCTGGTAGATTCTCAGGATTTAAATCTGAATATCTCTCGTGAAATGTTGCAGCATGATCGTCAGTTAAAAGTAATCGCAAATCGTATCGAAAAGAAAATCAAATCTGAACTGTTATTGATGTTGAAGAATGATCGTGAAGAATATGAAAAATTCTGGAATACATTCGGTCTACAGATTAAATTTGGTGTATATAATGGCTTTGGCGCAAATAAAGAATTGTTACAGGATTTATTATTGTTCTACTCCAGCAAGGAACAAAAACTGATTACATTAGATGAATATGTTGCACGTATGGAAGAAGGACAGGAAAACATCTACTTTATGAGTGGAGAAAAGATTGAAAAAATCGATCAGATGCCTGCTGTTCAAAAGGTTAAAGACAAAGGCTATGAAATCCTGTACTTAACTGATAATGTTGATGAATTTGTTTTACAGATTTTAGGCACATTCAAAGAAAAGAACTTCAAAAATATTTCTCAGGGTGATTTAGACTTAGATAGTGAAGAAGAAAAGAAAGAATTAGAAAAGAAAGCTGAAGAAAACAAAGATATGCTGGAAGGCTTAAAAACAGCTTTAGGTGAAAAAGTAAAAGAAGTTAAGATTTCTACACGTTTGGTAGATGATCCAGTATGCTTATCAAGTGATGAAGGTATGTCATTTGAAATGGAAAAAGTATTAAGTGCTATGCCAGAAGGCAATCCTTATGGTATGAAAGCTTCACGTATCCTGGAAATCAATCCAAACCATCCAATCTTTGAAGCATTACAGAAAGTATATGCAGAAGATAAGGATGCAGTAAAAGAATATGCAGACCTGTTATTTGATCAGGCATTATTGATTGAAGGATTCCCAATTGATAATCCAGCTGAATTCTCTAAAAAGATCTGTGAATTCATGGTAAGAGCAACAAAATAA
- a CDS encoding citrate synthase: protein MNKQLNSLYKKSLEFTDIPNDLFRKYDVKKGLRNEDGTGVRVGLTKIADVVGYKYVEEVKRDAQGQLFYRGIELRDIIHGRDWNRPYGYEEVCFLLLFGYLPNGEELQTFVKILQDHYELPGDFLETKFLHMPGKNLMNRLQQAVLALYDYDDAPDDISVENTLEQGLNILAKLPSIICYAYQSKMHYYHKESLVIHQCQKNMSIAENILYMSRGDHSFTHQEALVLDMMLIVHADHGGGNNSTFTNVVISSTGTDFYSSMVGAIGALKGPRHGGANLKVSGMMKAVIDEIGYCENEVEIKALIYRIMHKQFYDYSGLVYGMGHAIYTLSDPRSEVLQEHIAKLAQEKGKEKEYAFYQRFEQCAKEVILDVKGINVSSNVDFYSGFVYQMLGIPEDMYTPLFVLARTIGWLAHNIENKLYDGRIMRPATKYVGSTKEYKKMEER from the coding sequence ATGAATAAACAGTTAAATTCATTATATAAAAAGTCACTGGAATTTACAGATATCCCCAATGATCTGTTTCGCAAATATGATGTAAAAAAAGGTCTTCGTAATGAAGATGGCACAGGTGTACGTGTCGGATTAACCAAAATTGCCGATGTTGTCGGTTATAAATACGTAGAAGAAGTCAAACGGGATGCCCAGGGGCAGCTGTTTTATCGCGGTATAGAATTACGTGATATCATCCACGGACGTGATTGGAACCGTCCTTATGGATATGAAGAAGTATGCTTTTTACTATTGTTTGGATATTTGCCAAATGGAGAAGAATTACAGACCTTTGTGAAAATCTTACAGGATCATTATGAACTGCCTGGTGATTTTCTTGAAACAAAGTTTTTGCATATGCCAGGTAAAAATCTAATGAATCGATTACAGCAGGCAGTGCTTGCCTTATATGATTATGATGATGCACCAGATGATATCAGTGTAGAAAATACGTTGGAACAGGGGTTAAATATATTAGCGAAACTGCCAAGTATTATCTGTTATGCCTACCAAAGCAAGATGCATTACTATCATAAAGAATCATTAGTTATTCACCAGTGTCAGAAAAATATGTCCATTGCGGAAAACATCCTTTATATGTCCAGAGGAGATCATTCCTTTACGCATCAGGAAGCCCTGGTATTAGATATGATGTTAATTGTACATGCTGATCATGGTGGTGGAAATAACTCTACATTTACCAATGTGGTGATTTCATCAACAGGTACTGACTTTTATTCCAGTATGGTAGGTGCAATCGGGGCATTGAAGGGGCCACGTCATGGTGGTGCAAATTTGAAGGTTTCCGGCATGATGAAAGCAGTCATTGATGAAATTGGATATTGTGAAAATGAAGTAGAGATCAAAGCGTTGATTTATCGTATCATGCATAAACAGTTCTATGATTACAGTGGGCTTGTTTATGGTATGGGACATGCAATCTACACTTTATCCGACCCAAGAAGTGAAGTGCTTCAAGAACATATCGCAAAACTTGCACAGGAAAAAGGTAAAGAAAAAGAATATGCCTTTTATCAGCGTTTTGAACAATGTGCAAAAGAAGTCATTCTGGATGTAAAGGGAATTAATGTTTCCAGCAATGTAGACTTCTATAGTGGCTTTGTATATCAGATGTTAGGGATTCCAGAAGATATGTATACCCCATTGTTTGTATTAGCAAGAACAATAGGATGGTTAGCACACAATATTGAAAACAAGCTGTACGATGGAAGAATCATGCGTCCGGCTACGAAATATGTAGGATCAACAAAAGAATATAAGAAGATGGAGGAGCGATAG
- a CDS encoding NAD-dependent isocitrate dehydrogenase has protein sequence MKTITVFKGDGIGPEICDATLQILKAAKAPLAFECFEVGEAEYERNGKLIPDEAYASFEKNRILLKAPITTPIGKGFKSLNVTLRNKYDLYANIRPAKSNTAVKTPFPDVDIVTFRENTEDLYVGVEEKIDENTVHATKIITRKASERIIRDAFQYAVDHGRKKVTCVHKANILKMSDGMFLDIFHEIAKEFPTIASDDKIVDNVCMQLVMRPETFDIMVMPNLYGDIVSDLTSGLIGGLGLLPSCNLGSDYAMFEAVHGSAPDIAGKHIANPTAILWSACMMLEYLGEDACAANIRQAVDAVLQEAKVLTPDLHGTSTTEEYRDAIIAHLQA, from the coding sequence ATGAAAACAATTACTGTATTTAAGGGAGATGGCATAGGACCAGAAATCTGTGATGCGACTTTACAGATACTAAAAGCGGCAAAAGCACCACTTGCATTTGAGTGCTTTGAAGTAGGAGAAGCCGAATATGAGCGCAATGGAAAACTGATTCCTGATGAGGCATATGCTTCATTTGAAAAAAATCGTATTTTATTAAAAGCACCAATCACAACGCCGATTGGAAAAGGGTTTAAATCGTTGAACGTTACTTTACGTAACAAATATGATTTATATGCAAATATTCGTCCCGCAAAAAGCAATACTGCTGTAAAAACACCATTTCCAGATGTAGATATTGTCACATTCCGTGAGAATACAGAGGATTTATATGTTGGTGTAGAAGAAAAAATTGATGAAAACACTGTACATGCGACTAAAATTATCACAAGAAAAGCAAGTGAGCGTATCATTCGTGATGCATTCCAGTATGCAGTAGATCATGGACGTAAAAAGGTTACTTGTGTACATAAAGCGAATATTTTAAAAATGAGCGATGGTATGTTTTTGGATATCTTCCATGAAATCGCAAAAGAATTTCCAACGATTGCATCAGATGATAAAATCGTCGATAACGTTTGTATGCAGTTAGTTATGCGCCCTGAAACTTTTGATATCATGGTCATGCCAAATCTTTATGGGGATATCGTATCAGATTTAACAAGCGGATTGATTGGTGGATTAGGATTACTTCCTAGCTGTAATTTAGGCAGCGATTATGCAATGTTTGAAGCAGTACATGGAAGTGCGCCAGATATCGCCGGAAAGCATATCGCTAATCCTACTGCAATTCTTTGGTCAGCATGTATGATGCTGGAATACTTAGGAGAAGACGCATGTGCCGCTAACATTCGTCAGGCAGTAGATGCTGTTTTACAGGAAGCGAAAGTCTTGACACCTGATTTGCATGGAACTTCCACAACAGAAGAATACCGTGATGCAATCATTGCACATTTACAAGCATAA
- a CDS encoding glutamate-5-semialdehyde dehydrogenase, with amino-acid sequence MELIELCKAVKTASKDIMKASTAQKNAVLESIAQEIEQHMDEIMVANQKDVDEGEKRGMNKGLIDRMHLTKERLAQIVVGVRQVKALNDPIGEIEDMKTSPNGLQIGKMRVALGVVGMIYEARPNVTVDAAVLCLKAGNAVILRGSKDILQSNIVLVRLMRHALEKQNMNPDIITLLEDTSRETSSQLMRMNDYLDVLIPRGGASLIKTCVENASVPVLETGTGNCHVYVDKDAKLEDALSIIINAKTSRTSVCNACESVLFHKDIPDTFIKEVIDALKVHNVIIHADQDICLLDDTCILASEDDYHKEYLDLEISMKKVDSLQTAIDHINTCSTHHSETIVSENYSSIQQFIKEVDSACVYANASTRFSDGFEFGLGAEIGISTQKLHARGPMGLKALTTQKYIILGNGQIRQ; translated from the coding sequence ATGGAACTCATTGAATTATGTAAGGCAGTAAAAACAGCAAGCAAGGATATCATGAAAGCATCTACTGCACAAAAGAATGCGGTATTAGAAAGTATTGCGCAAGAAATTGAACAGCATATGGATGAAATCATGGTTGCTAATCAAAAAGATGTGGATGAAGGTGAAAAACGTGGCATGAATAAAGGCCTGATTGATCGTATGCATTTAACAAAAGAACGTTTAGCACAGATTGTTGTCGGTGTTCGTCAGGTGAAAGCATTAAATGATCCTATTGGTGAAATCGAAGATATGAAAACCTCACCAAATGGTCTTCAAATAGGGAAAATGCGTGTTGCCTTAGGTGTTGTCGGCATGATTTATGAAGCCAGACCAAATGTTACGGTAGATGCTGCAGTTTTATGTTTAAAAGCTGGAAATGCTGTAATTTTAAGGGGTAGTAAAGATATTCTTCAATCTAATATCGTGTTGGTAAGACTCATGCGTCATGCTCTTGAGAAACAAAACATGAATCCTGATATCATCACATTATTAGAGGATACTTCAAGAGAAACCAGCAGTCAGCTGATGCGTATGAATGATTATTTAGATGTTTTGATTCCAAGAGGCGGTGCTTCTTTAATTAAGACCTGTGTAGAAAATGCCAGTGTACCTGTTTTAGAAACTGGGACAGGAAACTGTCATGTTTATGTAGACAAAGACGCAAAGCTTGAGGATGCCCTTTCCATCATAATTAATGCGAAAACAAGTCGTACCAGTGTATGTAATGCATGTGAAAGTGTCTTGTTCCATAAAGATATTCCTGATACTTTTATAAAGGAAGTCATTGATGCATTAAAAGTGCACAATGTTATCATTCACGCTGATCAGGATATATGCTTATTAGATGATACTTGTATATTGGCAAGTGAAGATGACTATCACAAAGAATATCTTGATTTGGAAATATCCATGAAAAAAGTTGATTCTTTACAAACAGCGATTGATCATATCAACACCTGCAGTACCCATCACAGTGAAACCATTGTTTCTGAAAACTACAGCAGTATCCAGCAGTTTATTAAAGAAGTAGACAGTGCCTGCGTATATGCCAACGCTTCTACACGATTCTCTGATGGATTTGAATTTGGACTTGGCGCAGAAATTGGTATCAGTACCCAAAAACTTCATGCAAGAGGTCCTATGGGGTTAAAAGCCTTAACAACCCAAAAATATATCATTTTGGGAAATGGGCAGATACGACAATAA
- the rlmD gene encoding 23S rRNA (uracil(1939)-C(5))-methyltransferase RlmD, with protein MLKEKQIVKGNIQFIDEDGNGVFYVGKDKVLVRHVFEKEQVQARIQKRIQKGYVAELIRVDQKHPGRIKPACPIFEKCGSCHLLHMDAKAQSDFKKNQLIKLCKDAKLPLQVKDILTMEEPYHYRNKMIIGFQKDRNRHIQAGFYEEFSHKIIPYKRCLLHPEICDEIVEEIVSLMEKLRIEPYEEDKRRGLLRHVLLRYGKQSGKIMVVLVINQNVFPARKNFVNALLHKFPNITTIVQNVNTRKTSVVLGDQERVLYGKGYIEDTLCGLKYRISSKSFYQINHEQTQVLYQTGIDMLELTGNEKVLDAYCGIGTIGMSMAHKVKQVIGVEINKDAVNDAIVNAKINDVKNIRFICDDASAYMKKAQQRKERFDVVIMDPPRSGSNEQFLSALVNMKPKQILYISCNPITQVRDMQYLKRFGYVGDAMQGVDMFPNTNHVETICLLSKKAQ; from the coding sequence ATGTTAAAAGAAAAGCAAATCGTAAAAGGTAATATTCAATTTATTGATGAAGATGGCAACGGTGTCTTTTATGTAGGAAAAGATAAAGTATTGGTTCGTCATGTGTTTGAAAAGGAACAGGTACAGGCAAGGATACAAAAGCGTATTCAGAAAGGATATGTGGCAGAACTTATTCGTGTCGATCAAAAACATCCGGGAAGAATTAAACCAGCTTGTCCGATATTTGAAAAATGTGGCAGTTGTCATTTGTTACATATGGACGCAAAAGCGCAATCAGATTTTAAGAAGAATCAATTGATTAAGTTGTGTAAAGATGCAAAACTGCCTTTACAAGTTAAAGATATTCTAACAATGGAGGAACCATATCATTATCGTAATAAGATGATTATAGGATTTCAGAAAGATAGAAACAGACATATTCAAGCAGGGTTTTATGAAGAATTTTCGCATAAGATCATCCCTTATAAACGATGTTTGTTGCATCCGGAAATCTGTGATGAAATCGTAGAAGAAATCGTATCCTTGATGGAAAAACTTCGCATTGAACCATATGAAGAAGATAAGCGACGTGGCTTACTTCGTCATGTATTATTACGTTATGGCAAACAAAGTGGTAAAATCATGGTGGTATTGGTAATCAATCAAAATGTGTTCCCCGCAAGAAAGAACTTTGTGAATGCGTTGCTACATAAGTTTCCTAATATCACAACGATTGTACAAAATGTAAATACACGAAAAACAAGTGTTGTGTTAGGTGATCAGGAACGTGTACTGTATGGAAAAGGATATATTGAAGATACACTATGTGGTTTAAAATATCGTATTTCTTCTAAGTCGTTTTATCAAATCAACCATGAACAAACACAGGTATTGTATCAAACAGGCATTGATATGTTGGAACTAACAGGAAATGAAAAGGTTTTGGATGCATATTGTGGCATTGGAACGATTGGTATGAGTATGGCACATAAAGTGAAACAAGTCATTGGTGTAGAAATCAATAAGGATGCAGTGAATGATGCCATTGTGAATGCAAAAATCAATGATGTGAAGAATATTCGATTTATCTGTGATGATGCATCTGCCTATATGAAAAAAGCACAACAGCGTAAGGAACGTTTTGATGTTGTGATTATGGATCCGCCAAGAAGTGGAAGCAATGAACAGTTTCTGTCTGCATTAGTGAATATGAAACCAAAACAGATCTTATATATTTCATGTAATCCGATCACACAGGTTAGGGATATGCAGTATTTGAAGCGTTTTGGCTATGTTGGAGATGCGATGCAAGGAGTGGATATGTTTCCAAATACGAATCATGTAGAGACCATCTGCTTGCTGTCCAAGAAAGCCCAGTAA
- a CDS encoding SIMPL domain-containing protein, giving the protein MERTITVKGIGKVSACSDYVILKMRLEAKDKQYDKVMDTATKQLAELKQSLLSIGFEKNAVKTTNFKVYTDYDSYKDEHDHYQRVFTGFVCCHQLKLAFDFDLKRLSQVLVTIASCPTHLELDIVFTVKNPTEINDALLREAAINAKKKAELLCEASGVKLGQLLIIDYNWDELNVYSDTKYKFDERSFRELSAIPSMDIEPDNIDVQDTATFVWEIV; this is encoded by the coding sequence ATGGAAAGAACAATAACAGTAAAGGGGATTGGTAAGGTTTCAGCATGTTCAGATTATGTGATATTGAAGATGAGATTGGAAGCGAAGGATAAGCAATATGATAAGGTAATGGATACTGCGACAAAGCAATTAGCAGAATTGAAGCAGAGTCTTTTATCTATCGGCTTCGAAAAGAATGCAGTAAAAACTACAAATTTTAAAGTTTACACCGATTATGATAGTTACAAAGATGAACATGATCATTACCAGCGGGTTTTCACTGGCTTTGTATGTTGCCACCAGCTAAAGTTAGCATTTGATTTTGACTTGAAACGATTATCTCAGGTATTAGTAACAATTGCTTCTTGTCCCACACACCTAGAGTTAGATATTGTATTTACAGTTAAAAATCCAACAGAAATAAATGATGCACTTCTCAGGGAAGCGGCAATAAATGCAAAAAAGAAAGCAGAACTGCTCTGTGAAGCATCAGGCGTGAAGTTGGGACAGTTACTTATAATAGATTACAATTGGGATGAATTGAATGTTTATTCTGATACGAAATACAAATTTGATGAAAGAAGTTTTAGAGAATTATCAGCAATACCATCTATGGATATAGAGCCAGACAATATTGATGTGCAAGACACTGCGACTTTTGTTTGGGAAATTGTATAA
- the proB gene encoding glutamate 5-kinase, producing MKEMKDIKRIVVKVGSSTITRENGLNLRKIDQLAMVLSDIKNKGIDVVLVSSGAVSAGASKLKMKTRPSLMREKQAAASVGQCELMFIYDKFFSQYGQTISQLLITKTITANETPRVNVINTMETLLQYGVIPIVNENDSIAFDEIAYGDNDTLSAITAYLVHADLLVILSDIDGLYDKNPSKYDDAKLIPVVDGINSHILSMAEDASSNVGTGGMITKLHAAQYASEHNIPMIIANGKQPSILYDILEDNYKGTLFDVKEESYGTH from the coding sequence ATGAAAGAAATGAAAGATATAAAACGAATTGTTGTCAAAGTAGGTTCTTCCACGATTACGAGAGAAAACGGATTAAATTTAAGAAAAATTGATCAGCTCGCTATGGTGTTAAGTGATATAAAAAATAAAGGAATTGATGTAGTACTTGTCAGTAGTGGTGCTGTCAGTGCAGGTGCCAGTAAATTAAAAATGAAAACCCGCCCTTCCCTTATGCGTGAAAAACAGGCAGCAGCAAGTGTTGGTCAATGTGAATTAATGTTTATCTATGATAAATTCTTCTCACAATATGGACAGACAATCTCACAGCTATTGATCACAAAAACGATAACTGCCAATGAAACACCACGTGTCAATGTAATCAACACAATGGAAACTCTGCTTCAGTATGGGGTGATTCCTATCGTAAATGAAAATGATTCTATTGCATTTGATGAAATTGCTTATGGTGATAATGATACTTTATCTGCGATTACAGCATACTTAGTACATGCAGATCTGCTTGTGATTTTAAGTGATATTGATGGTTTATATGATAAAAATCCCAGTAAGTATGATGATGCAAAACTAATTCCCGTCGTAGATGGTATCAATTCGCATATACTTTCTATGGCAGAGGATGCTTCCAGCAATGTTGGAACGGGTGGAATGATTACCAAATTACATGCGGCACAATATGCAAGTGAGCATAACATTCCAATGATCATCGCCAATGGTAAACAGCCATCTATTTTATACGATATATTAGAAGACAATTATAAAGGAACATTATTTGATGTAAAGGAGGAGTCATATGGAACTCATTGA